The segment TCTATCTGATGGTAGATAATATAATGACttctcatgcacaaaaataaTCAATAAGAACGCATCTAcctgttcaaagcatgtattccGAAGGCATGCAAAATCACGGGCATCCTCCCTTGACTCCAGATACATACTTGCTGTCATCTCAAAAGTGGTTGATATATGAGGAAAAAAACCCCTACCTGAATTAAATGAATATTATAGAACAATTGTTGATCAGCTACTAGAAAACATCTTAAGAAAATTACCCACTGCTTCTCCAGTCTCAAGCCAAAGTGGAGCTGCTCGAGTTGCACCTGAACTTTGCAATTTATCACCATAAGCCATTTTGCCGTGACCATATGAGCTGACTAAAAGTTGAGAACTTCTACTTGAGTGAAAACCACCCTCAGCAGAACCATTCCTCTCATATCCACAATGACCATTACTCTGGGTTGCAAGCTTTCTAACAGTTGAAGCAAAATCTCTATCACCTCTAAAGAAACTAGAAGCAGATTTATGTGCATTGGGAGCCTGCTGCTTATCTTCTCCTGTATACTGTAACAGCCCATTTTGTGCATCCGTCACAGGCGGAGCAGGAAAATCCAGCATGCTAAGGCTTGGAGTTGCCAATGACATTGAATTAAGGTTCTGATTAAAACCACCACCTACCTGAAGCTGTCATTGTAAGTAAGATAATGTTATCATAATGCACCCAATCAATTCTTGTAAATGATTACTCAAAAATAGGGATAAATCAACATGACAATAACCAAAGCATTATGCAACTAGAAAACATAGAAACTACCACATTCTTTTCATTCCCCCCAAGTTTAGCCGAACCTGAATGCAAAAACCTGACCAGAAAACTTCAAATATTGCACTGCCAAAACTTCACTAGTTCACTTAACCAGCTGATATCCCAAAATTACTACCAAGATATACTACTACTCTATCTGACAAACATCAAAAATCAAACACCCATATTACTTAGTAAGCATAATGTTATCATTATGCAACTAAAAACATCAAAACTTCACCATAGCAGGTGATATCAGAAAGCCCAAtcccacaccccccccccaaaaaaaaaaaccaaaacaaaaacaaaaaataaataaaaaattaaaaaaatcagcaGATGCAAGATTCAGAAGAATAGAACATgtgaaaatatcatattttttaacaCGAACTAGAAAATGTACGGCCCAAGTTTTGCATGGTttctcataaaaaagaaaaaagaaaaagttcaAGCATGTTTAATGATtgctttagatttttttaaaaaataaatcaaactaTAATTATGCTGACACATTACGAACTAGTAGGTCCTGCAGTGGAACTCTCTCAAACCATATATTCCTGGTTTAGATTGATAACATTGTCAATTAATCCAAAATAAAAGCACTTCACATTCTCCAGTTGAACTCCAGCAAGATCTTAATGATACAACAGTCAATATGTTCACCAGAACTTAAGCCAATCCTCTCAACCATCCTTAGAAATATCCTGACACACATTTGCCCTAAAATTGCTCTTCTTGGAATACCAGCCACAGGAACCACCAATAAACAGAATCCTGATCGAAACATTTTTGTTTTGACAAACAGTGGGACTATTCCTGTTCTCTAATTTTTCTGGTATAAAAGAACATAAATCTCACTCCTGGGAATTATGTTTTTAGTTATAAAGATCATAAATGGTCACAATTAATGGCATATATTCTGCTTTATTAAATTCCACAGCGATGATGAGGGAAAAACCCTTTTCAATATGGAAAGGGACTACATCTTTTCAACTGTTGAAAAGATGAAAAGACACTACTTGTCATTCATAAACCACCAAATTAAGAAAAATCCCAAAAGGGCAGCCTAGTGCAAGAGGCTCCCACTACTATGGGGTCTGGGGAGGGTCACACCCAGGTCATGATGGGGCAACCTTATCATCATGCCAAGACTTACCCTCAATTTGAGAAAAATCTAGCTCCCAAATAAAAATGCAAATGAGATGTTTCTACCATGCTTCATAAGACCTAACATTGTTCATGTTCTTTGATTGTTCATTACGTAAAGTCTATAGCAATAATCCAGTCACATATTATTTGAATAAATAAATACATTTTAATCAGTAGGAGTGAAATAGATCATCAAATTAACAATAGATTTGCAGATTTTGTGTTCATCACATGCAAATGCGTATATATAAGCAAAATATAGTTTGAATGGTATCTCATTGGTCTTCAAAGAACCTCTTCCTATCATAATTGCATATTCATATGAGAGCTAGTTAGCATTCTTGAAGGCTCTCCCATCAAAATGTGATTTCAGTCAACATGCTACAAGTGTCAACTTGTTTTCTAGTCTCGCTGATTCTGGTAAACAAGATGCCTATGCCAGGGCAATGTACAGGACAGCGAACCTGATGAGACAACTGAAGTTCTGATTTCTTGAAATCCAAGATTAGACATTCTAAAAAGGGACAGCTAAAGTCTGTACAAAAGCATAATAATTTGAATAGATGGAAACCATACCTCAAGTTGAGTGAGAATCTCTATTGTCAAATTCAAATCACATCCATTTCCATAATAAACATCCGCAAGGCTCTGTGCAGCAAAACCAGGAAACCGTGATAACAGAAACTCTATAGGATTGATGGCAGCATCCTCGATGACTGCACCATCACCTATTAAATCATTCACTGAAACCACACCAGAATCTCCATTGTAATGATGCCCATCCCTTCCATTGGTCAGATGCTGTTCAGCATTCATGAATGGCTTACCCCAGGGACTGGAAGCCAAAGCCATGAAATCAGCAGATGAATGTTTATCGGTATGGATAGAACCAGAATATCCCATGTTCTCAAAGTTGAGACCATCGCTAGTAAAAGAGGATAAATTTTGCCGCATACCCAATGTCTGGCTGGCAGTGGATGTTGAGAATCTTAATGTCTCAACACTATCCAGAATTGATAAACCTGTAGGTGAGAGATGCCCAGCTCCATGCAACTCTTCTTCACCCATGACTCTGAAGTCAGGAGTAATATCATCAGGAAGCTGACAGTGATGTGCTtcatcatctgaattatttgaaatactaGATTCTAAGCGATCTAAGGCTGCTTCTTTAGAAGAGCCTGGAATATCCAGCCTGGTTGCATCTGATCTTTCAGTgtttccatatgtatttctaaggGCTGAAGGAACAAATTCAGCTGCATTGGGATTTAATGTGGTAAGTTTATCCAATGAATTTAACTTAGCATCCTTGTTTGCAAGACCTTTGCCGCACAAATTCATCTTTAATTGAAGTACAATAAATGTTGCTACCTACAATGCCTTTTTGTGAGATAAAGATTTTCCAAGAAGGACTTATCCCAATCCTGCAAATCATATATGTAGAAACTTACAAAGTCAGAATGATCTGCAAAGAACATCTAAGTCCAAATGTACTATCATCTAACTTAGAGCAAAAGCACTTTGGTTATCCAAAGATAGTATTTGTAAACAATAAAAACTGCATCACTAGCTCATAAGGCATCTATTTCCACTAGAAATGTTGTTATAAACAGAGAGACACACCTCTATTAATCATCTGCAGCTGCATATTATCAGATTTTGTTAGTGGTTAGGTCCTTTTTTTGAGGGGACAATGTACATAAAAGGAACACCTCAAATTTTAGCTTCATCATTGTCATCATTGATCAATCAAAACTCAAATCAAAATAGTAAAGGTCACTGGATATAAAACAACATTTTCTTCCTACCAATTCCCTAGAAGAAAAGGCAATGCTCGCAACAACACTACCAACCACTATGCATCAGCTAAGGAATGCTTAGGATATCTGACATTTTTTTGTTAATGTGCAAACCCCATGTTTACTAAGAATATGCACAGTGGTAGACTTAGAATGTAATTGCCACCCTAGCTTAATTGGTGATCAATACTTCTTTAGGCTTAGGATCCAATTACAATATTCCTTACTTTGGATTACTCACAGTCATCACTCACAGGAGCTAGAAATTACCATTCGGAAGTCTGTTTCATTTATATCGTATATGATCTTGAATGCCTCAATAGGACACACTTTTTAGATGTGTTGGGTGAACAAAACAGACTCATTCAGACCAAGCTATCATGTCCTGAAAGGGTTAATGGGTCAGGGATGTGtagctcactctctctctctcctgcaGTTATTATCTAGTTAAAGGGCTAGCATGGTATGGTTAGACAGATGGTAAGAATTTAGCTACGTTCTCAAGATTTAAGTTATTATGGCCTATATATGTCGGGAAAAAGTGATTCCCAGGATACAGAAGTTGAACTCATGAAAGTTTCTCGTAACCTTTAGTCCCTTGTTTTCCTTTCTTTTATCTTCTTCGTGCCTAGTCTCTATTCTTTACCTAGGGCTAGAGAATTTGCTAGAAAAAGTTCATGCTTGCAGATGTATTTGTTCCCACACAAATTTTCTTCACAAGATCTGAAGCAAAATTAAGAAAACTGGTGCTCAATCACAACATTGTTCATTTTGTTCTCTTGATTGTCTGCACACCATAAATCTTTTGCCCTGGACAGCATTTTTTATACTTTACGATTGCTTTACGACAACAAACCCAGAAAGTCGCAGATATCCTGGTGAAAAATCTAAGATAGAAACAGTCTAAACACATGCCCTAAATTGCAGAGTTGTATACAAGGTTTTCCTTTTCGAGAGAACAGAAACCTATACAACTTTTCCAGGGGAATCTCATCCAAGAACGATACGCACAGGCCAGGTTGTCCAAATCTTAACATAAGCTATACTTATACTCCAGTTTTCATCCGTTATTCACAAAAAATGACCAAAGGAAAATGAAATAAACAAATCTATAGGTAGCTTAAAGAACTCAAAAACCTCTTTGTCGCTTTAAATACATAAGTTATTCAACATGCGACTTTCAGGCTTTCATATCATGACCGCTCTTGCCAGTTCATCTGATCTCTACGATGCAAGTCTTCAACAAAACCCAGAACTTAAAGTTTCATCCATcaccaaaataaaattttcttatgatTAAACAGATTGCCAGGTACAGTTGTTAACTTCCGTAACAAATTTGATGATAATCCCTTTCCCACTCACTTTTCTTGCTTCCTTATCTCAACTGTCTACATACAGCCAAAacaatacaaaagaaagcaatcAGACCACTTTGCAACTAAAAATCCCTCCAGATCTCTTAAAACAAAAATGAAATGGACGAAAGAAGACTCCACAAATACTACAACAGCATTAAAAATTAGAACCTTTCAAGATCGAAGAGCAGAGAATCCTAAAATACAGCAGCTCTGGCCTAATCAAGAAACAACAAACATCAAGAAACAAATTCCATGTATCtcgtcaagaaaaaaaaaaacataatccTAATCAAGATTCACAAATTCCAGCATCAAACACTccgaaaatttttaaagaaaggtCAAGATAAGAGCAAGAAAACGAGATCTGGAAAGAAAGATCTATACCTTTCCGGAGATCAATGAGAGGATGAACTAAAGGAAACCGATCCATGGATAAACACGGGAGAGAGAGGCGATTCGAAAACGCGAGAAGAGGAGCTCCTCCTTCTTGTTCCTGATTTCTCCTACAAAATTCTCCTTCGAGCTTCAAAGCGAAACGCAGATTTCCTTCGGACACGTCTACCCCAGCTTCCTCCGCCTCTGGAGTCCGGAGGAGATCTCTCAAACCCAAGTCGCCCCCACGTGGGTTGCGACCTCCGCCACCACCGCCACCGCCATGGATAGAAGCTGCGTATAGGAAAcaggagaaaaaagagagaaaaccccGCCTCGCCTCGATTTCGATCACCTCCAGTCTCTCCTCCCCCTCCGCTCTCTCTTTCTTTGACCCCGGGCCTTCTGTTATTGTGAAACGAAAGGACGTGGACACCTTTTAGGAAAAGGCGGGACCGGCTGTCCGGGATCGAACAGCGGGGCATCTTTGGATTTAGTGGCCGCCGTTTGTTTGTCTCATCGCTGGCCGTTGGACATGTACCTGCGGCGCAGGCTAGGAGAAAAGTGCGAGTGGTTGTACTATCATGAAGGGAAATGGTAGATGGACGGTTGAGATTAAAAAGGTGGGCCACGGGGTGTTCATACACGAGTGGTGCACGTGGACTTGGAGAGGTGAAGCCTGATGTCTTCAACGAAATGATGATGCATGGATTGAAATGGGTGGATGGATGAATAAGAGGATGATGATATCTCATTAGTCATTGATAAAAAATGGTGTTTGAGCTTCTGATGTTTAAATCAGATGTCAACTATCTCAGAGTATGGAGAAAAGAAAAATCTAACCCTCTGGTTGAGAGATCATcttaaatgaaataaaatatgatgtatgATCATCTTTACCAGACCTACCATTTATTTTATGGAGAAGATGATTGATGCATTTTATTCTTGGAGGTATTGTTATCTAAATGTTAGTCCATTTGACCTAATCTTTTTTGAACATTCAATTAACAAACTTAGGATATAGTGTTAcagcataaaaaaataatttatcaatgaaaaaaataaaaatttaataactaGGTATAGCTATCTTTCTCCATGCCAGGATGCTAGTGGGAAGAATGGATTGCAAGCGGTCAAAATCCCGTCCATCCAATACCAGTATTTGTTGCATGCTATAGCTTTCAACGATATCACAAGAGATGACCAAGGCGTTTACT is part of the Elaeis guineensis isolate ETL-2024a chromosome 15, EG11, whole genome shotgun sequence genome and harbors:
- the LOC105058617 gene encoding LOW QUALITY PROTEIN: polyadenylate-binding protein-interacting protein 7 (The sequence of the model RefSeq protein was modified relative to this genomic sequence to represent the inferred CDS: inserted 2 bases in 2 codons), which encodes MNLCGKGLANKDAKLNSLDKLTTLNPNAAEFVPSALRNTYGNTERSDATRLDIPGSSKEAALDRLESSISNNSDDEAHHCQLPDDITPDFRVMGEEELHGAGHLSPTGLSILDSVETLRFSTSTASQTLGMRQNLSSFTSDGLNFENMGYSGSIHTDKHSSADFMALASSPWGKPFMNAEQHLTNGRDGHHYNGDSGVVSVNDLIGDGAVIEDAAINPIEFLLSRFPGFAAQSLADVYYGNGCDLNLTIEILTQLELQVGGGFNQNLNSMSLATPSLSMLDFPAPPVTDAQNGLLQYTGEDKQQAPNAHKSASSFFRGDRDFASTVRKLATQSNGHCGYERNGSAEGGFHSSRSSQLLVSSYGHGKMAYGDKLQSSGATRAAPLWLETGEAVASMYLESREDARDFACLRNTCFEQAGQAYLLGNKALPKELSLKGQLYNMQMKAAHEKAKKTIYRKRNPLSPAAQGYPGGQDHLIDLHGLHVTEAIHVLNREXSILRSRARPAGQRLRVMICVGAGXHTKGTRTPARLPVAVERYLVEEGLPYTQPRPGMLSVVIY